In Cinclus cinclus chromosome 13, bCinCin1.1, whole genome shotgun sequence, a genomic segment contains:
- the PYGO1 gene encoding pygopus homolog 1 has protein sequence MSAEQEKDPIALKRSRGGDSGLDGLGGPGVQLGSPDKKKRKANTQGSSFPPPSEYAPPPNPSSDHLVAANPFDDNYNTVSYKPLPSGNPYFSNPGYPGFGGYNTFRMPPHMLPRVSSPYGGSYSLRNQPHPLPQNPVGMGFSRPHSFSFGPHDNPGFGNQPPYSSGQINQNINMPAQHFRPNPGENFGHSGQIPHPDVPTNFGPGNNPNFPNSQLESNHSFVPPPNTYNQTKSSAQKQDFSQGASKASSQNTAAHQHHHRTEDVVSQGNSDLKNVTRNNVVNQENSHSNSADNTSAGHSNGTQSKSRQPRGPAEGCNSEKSSKTPLHPSRHGHSSSEPVYPCGICTHEVNDDQDAILCEASCQKWFHRVCTGMTESAYGLLTAEASAVWGCDTCMADKDVQLMRTRDTAGPPALNTEG, from the exons ATGTCAGCGGAACAGGAGAAGGACCCCATCGCGCTGAAGAGATCCCGAG GTGGTGACAGTGGATTGGATGGGTTAGGAGGACCAGGAGTTCAGCTTGGAAGCCCTGATAAGAAAAAGCGCAAAGCAAATACACAG gGGTCGTCATTTCCTCCTCCATCCGAATATGCTCCACCACCGAACCCAAGCTCTGACCACCTTGTAGCTGCAAATCCGTTTGATGACAACTATAATACTGTGTCTTATAAACCacttccttcaggaaatccaTATTTTAGTAATCCTGGTTATCCTGGCTTTGGAGGCTATAACACTTTCAGAATGCCGCCTCACATGCTGCCCAGAGTGTCCTCACCATATGGTGGTTCTTACTCCCTCAGAAACCAACCACATCCTCTTCCTCAAAACCCTGTTGGCATGGGTTTTAGTCGACCCCACTCCTTCAGCTTTGGTCCACATGATAATCCAGGTTTTGGGAATCAGCCACCTTATAGCAGTGGTCAGATAAATCAAAACATCAATATGCCTGCTCAGCATTTCAGGCCAAATCCTGGGGAGAACTTTGGCCATTCTGGTCAGATACCTCACCCTGATGTGCCAACTAACTTCGGTCCTGGAAACAATCCAAATTTTCCAAATTCTCAGCTAGAGTCAAACCATTCTTTTGTTCCTCCACCAAACACATACAACCAGACAAAATCATCAGCACAAAAGCAAGACTTTAGTCAAGGTGCAAGCAAAGCATCCAGCCAGAACACTGCTGCTCATCAGCATCATCACAGGACAGAGGATGTTGTGAGTCAAGGTAACAGTGACCTGAAAAATGTTACTCGAAACAATGTGGTAAATCAGGAAAACAGCCATTCTAATAGTGCTGATAACACCAGTGCTGGCCACTCAAATGGGACTCAGAGCAAGTCCCGCCAGCCTCGAGGTCCTGCTGAAGGATGCAACTCtgaaaagagcagcaaaacacCCCTCCATCCCAGTCGTCATGGACACTCGTCCTCTGAACCCGTCTACCCATGTGGAATTTGTACACATGAAGTCAATGATGACCAGGATGCCATCCTGTGTGAAGCCTCTTGTCAAAAGTGGTTCCATCGGGTCTGTACAGGCATGACAGAGTCAGCCTACGGCCTTCTCACGGCAGAGGCGTCGGCGGTGTGGGGCTGTGACACTTGCATGGCTGACAAGGATGTGCAGTTAATGCGCACGAGAGACACTGCAGGACCGCCTGCACTGAACACAGAAGGCTGA